A segment of the Sphingomonas kaistensis genome:
GCGCCTGCCTCGGCTGATCTCCTCGTCACCAACGTAAAGGGGGTCCGCGTGACCGCCGACCGCAAGGTCGAGCGCTTCACCGGCCTGCTGGTTGGCGACGACGGCAAGGTGAAGCGCGTGCTGCACGGCGAGATGTTCAAGCTGCCGGCGGGGACGCGGGTGCTGAATGGCGGCGGCAAGGTGCTGATGCCGGGGCTGATCGACGCCCACGGGCATGTGATGGGCTATGGCCTGGCGCTTGGTCGCCTCGACCTCACCGGCACCAGGAGCCTCGCCGAACTGCAGCAGCGGCTGCGCGATTATGCGGCGGCGAACCCGGACCTGCCGTGGATCACCGGTCGCGGCTGGAACCAGGAAATGTGGGCCGACAAGAAGTTTCCGACCAGCGCCGACCTCGATGCGGTGGTCAAGGATCGCCCGGTGTGGCTGGAGCGGGTCGACGGCCATGCCTCGGTCGGCAACAGCGCGGCCCTTGCGGCGGCGGGCGTCACCGCGGCGACGCGCGCGCCGAGCGGGGGCAAGATCGAGAACGGCCTGTTCGTGGACGCGGCGACCGCGCTGGTCGATGCGCATGTCCCCGCGCCGACTGCCGCCATGCACGACGCGGCGCTGCTCCGGGCGCAGGAGGCCCTGCTGTCGCGCGGACTGACCGCGGTCGCCGACATGGGCACCAGCCTGCCCGAATGGCAGGCGCTGAACCGGGCCCAGCGCGACCGGACGCTGAAGCTGCGGGTCTTCTCCTACGCCAGCCAGGGCGTCTTGCTCGATTCGCAAAAGCCGGGCGCGGCGGGGCTCGGCGAAAAGGCGATGCTGCTCAAGGTGACCGGCGTGAAGCTGTATGCCGACGGGGCGCTGGGCTCGCGCGGGGCATGGCTCAAGCAGCCTTACGCCGACGCGCCCGGCACCCGCGGCCTTCCCCTGCTGACGCCGGAGCAATTGCGGGTCCAGGCCGCCGCCGCTCTGGCCTTGAACCGGCAGGTGGCGGTGCACGCGATCGGCGATGCGGCCAACGAGATGGTGCTGTCGGCCTTCGCAGCGGTCGGCTGCGGCGCCGGCGACAAGCGCTGCCGGGTCGAGCATGCGCAGATCATCGACGTTCCCGACCTCAAGCGCTTCGCCGCCGGCAAGGTCGTGCCGTCGATGCAGCCGGTGCACCAGACCAGCGACCGGCTGATGGCCGAAGCGCGGCTTGGCGCCAATCGCCTCGGCGGGGCCTATGCCTGGCAGACGCTGGCCAGAAGCGGTGTCAGGGTGCCGCTCGGCTCCGACTTCCCGGTCGAGGACCCCAATCCCTTCCCCGGCCTTGCTGCCGCGATCAGCCGGCAGGGCGTCGACGATCAACCGGCGGGTGGCTGGCGGCCGTGGGAACGCCTCAGCCTCGGGCAGGCGATCGCCGGTTTCACCCGCGACGCGGCGTGGGCGAGCTTTGCCGACAAGGAGATGGGCGGGCTCGACGTCGGGCAGCAGGCCGACTTCATCCTGGTCGACCGCGATCCGGCGGCGGTGTCGGCGCATGACCTGGCCCGCACGCAGGTGCTGGAAACCTGGATCGCGGGTCAGAAGGCATGGGAGAAGACGCCGACGGTGACGCCCGAGCGGGGCTGATCAGCGCCGCGCGGCGGTGGCGCGCTCGATCAGCATGGCGGGCGTGAGCACCTGGGGCAGTTCCTCGGGCTCGGCGGCGCCGGGCGCGTACCATAGGTAGAGCGGGATCGCGCCGCGCCCGCGGCTGTCGAGGAAGCGGGTGATCGCCGGGTCGGCGTTGGTCCAGTCGGCGACCAGGACTTCGGCGTTGGCGGCCTTCAGCGCATCGCGGACCGGTTCGCGGTCGATGGTGCTGGCTTCGTTGACCTTGCAGCTGAGGCACCAGTCGGCGGTGAAGTAGACGAACACCGGGCGCCCGGCGGCGCGGGCGGCGGCGACCTTGGCCTCGCTCCACGCTTCCCCGGCACTGCCACGCTGGGTGACCGCCATTTCCCCGCGACCGATCCCGAGCAGCGGCACGGCGACCAGCAGGAGAAGAGCAACCACCGGGGCGCTGAGCGCTGGCTGGCCCGCATCCTGGCGGCGGCCGGCGAACAGCAAGGCAGCGGCGAGCAGGGCGGCCGAGACGAGGCCGAGCAGGATCGCACTCGTCCCGCCCTGCCGCCACAGCAGCCACAAGGCAGCAAGCGCCGACAGCGCCATCGGCACTGCGAGGATGCGCTGGAGCCGCGCCATCCACGGACCGGGCCTGGGCAGCCGCTTGCGCAAGGACGGCACGAAGGCGAGCAGGAGGAACGGCAGCGCAAGGCCAAGGCCGAGGCCGGCGAAGACCAGCAACGCGCCGGCAGCCGGCAACAGCAGCGCGGTGCCCAGTGCCGCGCCCATGAACGGACCGGCGCAGGGCGTCGCCACGAAGGCTGCGAGTGCGCCGGTCGCAAAGCCAGAGCGCGGGTTACCCTCGCCGCCCAGCACCGGAAGCTTGAACAGGCCGAGCAGGTTGAGGGTGATCGCGACCGCCAGCAGGAACAGCAGCAAGACCGTGCGCGGGTCCTGCAACTGGAACGCCCAGCCGGCAGCGCTGCCCCCGGCCCGGACCAGCAGCAGGACGGCGCCCAGCGCGCCGGTGCCGACGATGGCGCCGAGCGTGTAGCCGAGCGCATCGGCACGCGCCTCGCGCTCCTCCCCGCCGGCGCGGGCGAGCGCCAGGGCTTTCAGCGCAAGGATGGGAAACACGCAGGGCATGAGGTTGAGGATCAACCCGCCGGCCACCGCGCCGAGAAAGGCGAACAGCAGCAGGCGCCAGGTCTCGCCCCCACCGACCGTGCTGCCGCCCTCGGGCACGGCGCCGGGCGCGGCGGCGAAACGCAGCGCGCGACCGGTACCGAGGTCGATCACGCCCTCGAAGCCCGCGGCCGGTGCCTGCGCCAGTGGAAGCTCGGCGATCAGGCGGTCCGGGGTACGGCGAAAGGCCTGCGCGTCGGCATAGCGGACGACGTCGCCGGTGATGGCGTAGAGGTAGGGCGCCGTGACCGCGACGCTTTCGGGCAGCGGGATCGCGACCTGTAGCCGGTCGCCGGCCACTGCGAACGTGCCGGGGGAGCCGAGCGGCTGGGGCAGCTTTGCGCGCCAGCCGTCGAAGCGCAGGTCGGTCGGGCCGCTTCCGACCGGCAGGTCCAGCACCACCGAACCGCGTTCGGGGACGCACACCTGGTCGGTGCAGACGAGGTAATCGAGGGTTGCCCGGATCGGCAGCACGCCGCTGGCATCGGCCGGAACCCTGAGCCGGGAGAGGACGGCATAAGGCCCCTTGAACACATGGTTCATGAGGTCGGCGACGATCAGGCGGGTCGGGACGGGATAGCGCAGCGGCCCCGCCGAGGCGCCGGGGGGAAGCTGCCACGCGACGCTCATCGGCTTGCCCGCGTCGCCGGGATTCTCCCAGTAACCGTGCCACCCGTCCTCGGGCACCATGACGAGGGCCAGTTCGACCTCCTGGCCGGGGATGGCCGGACCCTCGGCGACCAAGGCAAGACCCATGTGGCGCGGCCCGCTGCCGAGCTGGGCGGCGGCGGGGACGGCGAGGACCAGCGCAAGGAGGAAAGCGAGCAGGCGGAGCATTCGCCGCGCTTCTACCCCGCTTGGCCGCCCCTCGTCACCCCGCACTTGGGGCCCGTCCAGAGGGGTGTGGTCAGTCGAGATTGGGCCTGAGCCAGCGGGCGGCGGTGTCGATGTCGACCCCGCGCCGCTCGGCATAATCCTCCAGCTGGTCCTGCCCGATCCGGGCGACGCCGAAATAGGCGCTGTCGGGATGGGCGAAGTAGAAGCCCGAGACCGCCGAGGCCGGCAGCATGGCGAAGCTTTCGGTCAGCCGGATGCCCGCCGCACCGGACCCGAGCAGCTCCATCAGCAAGGGCTTGAGGCTGTGCTCCGGGCAGGCCGGATAGCCGGGCGCCGGGCGGATGCCGCGATAGCGTTCCTTGATGAGGTCCTCATTCGAGAGATTCTCGTCGGGCGCATAGCCCCACAGCTCGGTCCGGACATGCTGATGGAGGCGCTCGGCAAAAGCTTCGGCCAGGCGGTCGGCAAGCGATTTCAGCATGATGTCGCTGTAATCGTCCTTGTCCGCCTGGAAGCGCTCGAGGTGCGGCTCGATGCCGTGGATCGCGACCGCGAACCCGCCGAGCCAGTCGCCCTCCTCGGCGATGAAGTCGGCGAGGCACATGTTCGGCCGGCCCTCGCGCTTGCGGACCTGCTGGCGCAGCATCGGCAGGCGCTTGCCCGCGGCGACGATATCGTCGCCCTCGCGGTGTGCGGGCCACAGGCCGACCGCGCCGCGGGCCTGCAGCCAGCCGCCGTCGATGATCTGGTCGAGCATCGCCTCGGCATCGTGGAACAGGTTGCGCGCTTCCTTGCCGACCACCGGATCGTCGAGGATGGCGGGATAGACGCCGTGCAGTTCCCACGCGCGGAAGAAGGGGGTCCAGTCGATCACCCGGCGCAGGTCGGCAAGGTTCCAGCTGTCGAAGGTGTGAAGCCCGGGCCGCAGCGGTTTGGGCGCGGGACCGGCGGCGGCGCCATCTAAGCGATTGGCGCGGGCCTCGTCGAGGGTGGCGAGGTCGCTCTGCCCCCTGCCCTCGCGCTGCTCACGAAGCTGCTGATAGTCGCTTGCGGTGCGGCCGATCAGGTCCTGCTTTTGCGGGCCATCACTGACCAGAGCTCCGGCGACCCCGACCGCGCGGCTGGCGTCGAGGACGTGGATCACCGGGCCCGAATATTTGGGCGCGATGCGCAGCGCGGTGTGGGCGCGGCTGGTGGTGGCGCCGCCGATCAACAGCGGCCGGGTCATGCCCGCGCGCTCCATCTCCTCGGCGACCGTGACCATCTCGTCGAGCGAGGGGGTGATGAGTCCGCTGAGGCCGATGATGTCGGCGCCATTCTCGTTCGCGGCTTCGAGGATCTTGGGCCAGGGCGTCATCACGCCGAGGTCGATCACTTCGAAGCCGTTGCAGGCGAGGACCACGCCGACGATGTTCTTGCCGATGTCGTGGACGTCGCCCTTGACGGTGGCCATCACGACCTTGCCCTTGCCGGCGCTCTCGCCCGCGACCTTTTCGGCCTCGATGAAGGGCAGCAGGTGAGCGACCGCCTTCTTCATCACCCGGGCGGACTTCACCACCTGCGGCAGGAACATCTTGCCCGACCCGAACAGGTCGCCGACGATGTTCATGCCGTCCATCAGCGGCCCTTCGATCACCTCGATCGGGCGTTTGACGCTGTGGCGGGCTTCCTCGGTATCGTCGACGACATGGGCGTCAATGCCCTTGACCAAGGCGTGCGCCAGCCGCTCGCGGACCGGCCAGCTGCGCCAGGCGGCCTCGCGCACTTCCTGCTGCACGTCGGTGCCGCGGAAGCGTTCGGCGAGCGTGATGAGGCGTTCGGTGGCGTCGGGCCGACGGTCGAAGATGACGTCCTCGCAGGCGTCGCGAAGCTCGGGGTCGATCGCGTCATAGACGTCGAGCTGGCCGGCATTGACGATTGCCATGTCGAGCCCGGCCGGGATGGCGTGATAGAGGAACACCGAATGCATCGCGCGGCGCACCGGCTCGTTGCCGCGGAAGCTGAACGACAGGTTCGACAGCCCGCCCGAGAAGTGGACGTGCGGACAGCGGCGCTTGATCTCGCGCAGCGCCTCGATGAAGTCGATCGCGTAGCGGTTATGCTCCTCGAT
Coding sequences within it:
- the metH gene encoding methionine synthase; protein product: MNSASSGSSFVNIGERTNVTGSAKFKKLILAGDYDAAVEVARDQVENGAQVIDVNMDEALLDGELAMTTFLKRIAAEPDIARVPVMIDSSKWSVIEAGLKCVSGKPIVNSISMKEGEEPFLAQARACMAYGAAVVVMAFDEVGQADTAARKIEISERAYTLLTGIGFPPEDIIFDPNVFAVATGIEEHNRYAIDFIEALREIKRRCPHVHFSGGLSNLSFSFRGNEPVRRAMHSVFLYHAIPAGLDMAIVNAGQLDVYDAIDPELRDACEDVIFDRRPDATERLITLAERFRGTDVQQEVREAAWRSWPVRERLAHALVKGIDAHVVDDTEEARHSVKRPIEVIEGPLMDGMNIVGDLFGSGKMFLPQVVKSARVMKKAVAHLLPFIEAEKVAGESAGKGKVVMATVKGDVHDIGKNIVGVVLACNGFEVIDLGVMTPWPKILEAANENGADIIGLSGLITPSLDEMVTVAEEMERAGMTRPLLIGGATTSRAHTALRIAPKYSGPVIHVLDASRAVGVAGALVSDGPQKQDLIGRTASDYQQLREQREGRGQSDLATLDEARANRLDGAAAGPAPKPLRPGLHTFDSWNLADLRRVIDWTPFFRAWELHGVYPAILDDPVVGKEARNLFHDAEAMLDQIIDGGWLQARGAVGLWPAHREGDDIVAAGKRLPMLRQQVRKREGRPNMCLADFIAEEGDWLGGFAVAIHGIEPHLERFQADKDDYSDIMLKSLADRLAEAFAERLHQHVRTELWGYAPDENLSNEDLIKERYRGIRPAPGYPACPEHSLKPLLMELLGSGAAGIRLTESFAMLPASAVSGFYFAHPDSAYFGVARIGQDQLEDYAERRGVDIDTAARWLRPNLD
- a CDS encoding amidohydrolase — protein: MKTLLLGAAALLLAAAPASADLLVTNVKGVRVTADRKVERFTGLLVGDDGKVKRVLHGEMFKLPAGTRVLNGGGKVLMPGLIDAHGHVMGYGLALGRLDLTGTRSLAELQQRLRDYAAANPDLPWITGRGWNQEMWADKKFPTSADLDAVVKDRPVWLERVDGHASVGNSAALAAAGVTAATRAPSGGKIENGLFVDAATALVDAHVPAPTAAMHDAALLRAQEALLSRGLTAVADMGTSLPEWQALNRAQRDRTLKLRVFSYASQGVLLDSQKPGAAGLGEKAMLLKVTGVKLYADGALGSRGAWLKQPYADAPGTRGLPLLTPEQLRVQAAAALALNRQVAVHAIGDAANEMVLSAFAAVGCGAGDKRCRVEHAQIIDVPDLKRFAAGKVVPSMQPVHQTSDRLMAEARLGANRLGGAYAWQTLARSGVRVPLGSDFPVEDPNPFPGLAAAISRQGVDDQPAGGWRPWERLSLGQAIAGFTRDAAWASFADKEMGGLDVGQQADFILVDRDPAAVSAHDLARTQVLETWIAGQKAWEKTPTVTPERG
- a CDS encoding protein-disulfide reductase DsbD family protein, with translation MLRLLAFLLALVLAVPAAAQLGSGPRHMGLALVAEGPAIPGQEVELALVMVPEDGWHGYWENPGDAGKPMSVAWQLPPGASAGPLRYPVPTRLIVADLMNHVFKGPYAVLSRLRVPADASGVLPIRATLDYLVCTDQVCVPERGSVVLDLPVGSGPTDLRFDGWRAKLPQPLGSPGTFAVAGDRLQVAIPLPESVAVTAPYLYAITGDVVRYADAQAFRRTPDRLIAELPLAQAPAAGFEGVIDLGTGRALRFAAAPGAVPEGGSTVGGGETWRLLLFAFLGAVAGGLILNLMPCVFPILALKALALARAGGEEREARADALGYTLGAIVGTGALGAVLLLVRAGGSAAGWAFQLQDPRTVLLLFLLAVAITLNLLGLFKLPVLGGEGNPRSGFATGALAAFVATPCAGPFMGAALGTALLLPAAGALLVFAGLGLGLALPFLLLAFVPSLRKRLPRPGPWMARLQRILAVPMALSALAALWLLWRQGGTSAILLGLVSAALLAAALLFAGRRQDAGQPALSAPVVALLLLVAVPLLGIGRGEMAVTQRGSAGEAWSEAKVAAARAAGRPVFVYFTADWCLSCKVNEASTIDREPVRDALKAANAEVLVADWTNADPAITRFLDSRGRGAIPLYLWYAPGAAEPEELPQVLTPAMLIERATAARR